A region of Oxyura jamaicensis isolate SHBP4307 breed ruddy duck chromosome 5, BPBGC_Ojam_1.0, whole genome shotgun sequence DNA encodes the following proteins:
- the LOC118168023 gene encoding uncharacterized protein LOC118168023 isoform X4, with protein MALARSQPQRCCRRPPPAHWSRPPGRAASLAPAAAAGTAGKRESGPTTTRRRRRRSRRRRRKRRGRRRESGGGERHRHRPPRPAAGRGEADERRPAPPERGPAAELSPRIRLSSSDELPASPDEYLFFGPASNIITLQNEQNGYDTSGWSRCPAVLHVYEQLSECFPQLQRENQDTEQLAGTF; from the exons ATGGCACTCGCTCGCTCACAGCCTCAGCGTTgctgccgccgccccccgcccgcccaCTGGAGCCGGCCGCCGGGACGCGCCGCCTCATtggcgcccgccgccgccgccgggacAGCCGGGAAAAGGGAGAGCGGCCCGACgacgacgaggaggaggaggaggagaagcagaaggagaaggaggaaaagaagggggCGGCGACGGGAGAGCGGTGGCGGAGAGCGGCACCGCCATCGCCCTCCTCGTCCCGCGGCGGGCAGGGGGGAGGCGGACGAGCGGCGGCCGGCGCCGCCAGAGCGAGGCCCGGCGGCTGAG TTATCTCCCAGGATAAGGCTGTCCTCTTCTGATGAGctgccagcctctccagatGAGTACCTCTTTTTTGGCCCGGCTTCCAACATCATCACACTCCAGAACGAACAAAATGGGTACGATACCAGTGGGTGGTCCAGGTGTCCAGCAGTGCTTCACGTGTATGAACAGCTCTCAGAGTGCTTCCCGCAGCTCCAGCGAG AAAATCAAGATACTGAGCAACTCGCAGGAACATTTTAG